The Candidatus Latescibacter sp. genome contains the following window.
GCTTTCCGGCTTCACCACCAGGCAGGGCGGTGTTTCCCGGCATCCTTTCGATTCCCTCAACCTCGGCCTTTCCGCTTCCGATGATCCCGCCGCAGTACGTGAAAACTATTCCCGTCTCTACCGCCATCTGGGAATAGACGGTACGAATACCGCGCTCATGCGTCAGATACATGACGCCGCAGTAATCAAGGTTTCAAAAGGCGGGATGTATGATGCTGTGGACGGCTTGGTTACCGACACCCCCGGCCTTCTGCTTGGAGTCAAGGTGGCTGATTGTGCGCCGGTGCTTCTCCTGGACCCATTTTCAAGAGCTGCCGGAGTCATTCACTGCGGATGGCGTTCACTGGTTTCCGGCATCCTGGAAAATACTTTGAGTCTTATGAAATTGGAGTGGAATACCGATCCTGCGGAAGTGA
Protein-coding sequences here:
- the pgeF gene encoding peptidoglycan editing factor PgeF; translation: MNTLSPITPDIIPHQIALSGFTTRQGGVSRHPFDSLNLGLSASDDPAAVRENYSRLYRHLGIDGTNTALMRQIHDAAVIKVSKGGMYDAVDGLVTDTPGLLLGVKVADCAPVLLLDPFSRAAGVIHCGWRSLVSGILENTLSLMKLEWNTDPAEVIFTLGPSAGPCCYQVGEEVAARMAPSSIKNRNGKLYADLHEEIIHRLIYNGARRTNVESIPDCTICNNSLYFSHRRDGVNSGRMMGYIMLKDL